Within Cyprinus carpio isolate SPL01 chromosome A7, ASM1834038v1, whole genome shotgun sequence, the genomic segment TGCaactaatttaaaacaaaaaagggaaCTGTTTGCGTTATCAGTTTACCTGTGCAAGGCCCACTAAACTGGATATCCCAACAGAGAGCAGAAGTAAAGAATACTCTGAAAATCTAGACGTAAGACGCCCAATTACAGCACCCTGGATTACCTTAAACAGCAAGATAGCAGCGTCACTTGGTGCCTCAGCACAGCAGCTCTTAAATCCAAAACTATTTAAATGGCATGTGATTGATAAGAAGTGTGCATGTATTTATACCATTTGTACTATGCCAAAGTAAGCCATCAGATAGCCATTCTGCTCTGCCTTCAGTTGAAAGAAGTTCATGGCAATGATGGAGAACATAACTTGAAATATACCTACAATAAAACCGACATATAGATATATACCGATATATagaaatatgtaaaacaaaacacaagacaacatttaaaggtgctgtatgtaggattgacaccgagtggttgaactaggtattgcagtccaaattcaaaatattggagagggtatttttcacccggcccctcctcctcagatttgacacatgcaggttgccagactGATGatacaaacaggaacgagcgcacttgatgatgaatgaaatgaaatatgctgtgttttccattAACTGGCAACCCGGGGAGTCAAAAAcgtacatacagctcctttaatgtcatgatgaaacagaagtaggaacagattttttcttctgtattgttaGGTAGATTGAGAAAACAGATGATCAAATGTGGGGGCTCTACTCATCAGTTATTTGATTGGATAGAGGCATATCTGACTGCGAGCTTGCAGTCGATTGTATGAAAGTGGTGGGTTATGCAGACTAAATGATTAGACAAGACCAGCATACATCACCCGAAAGAAGTCTGTCGTTTTACCAAAAGATTTgacagttttgtcattttaattaaaaatgtaacttcattcaaaaggtatttttttaaacttcttgtATGCATTATGATcttattcacaataagatcaataacatgcatttagaaaaaaagatggtgaattttcatttcatgtcagcTTTAAGTATGTTACCAATTTAGGGGTGTTTCAATGCGTTTAAAAGTCACTAATGGCAAAAGTTAAATTGAGGGTTCACCTGCTGGTAATCCAGAAATAATCTTCACTGTAAAAGTCTTTGCAACACCTGGAAACTTCATCAGTCTAGTGATCTCTCCCACATTAAACACGGAATTTGATGATCCCTtctctaaacaaaaataaaaatgataataatcattatatataatatataatgtatatataatacataacatttaatatttgcaaTGAATATTTTGCAAAGAATATTTCAATACAAACTTCATTTTAACAATGTACCTGTATTATAATCAGATTCTTACTATAAGTCTTTTCTACAATAAAGCTACAAATGGCTACAGCAAGAGAATTCGTTCTGTGTCTCAGTGAGTTGTGTGTTTATGTCATACTGTTACTTTCTGGCATGGTTTGTATTTTGGTCTGTTTAGGGATGAAGTTCAACACCAACAGCAAAGAAACAAAACTTCCAACAGCCGCAAAAGATGCTGCAAACTTTTccctgcaaaacacaaaaaacgctggcatttaaattctgttttactGGATTAGAgctgctttcatttcattttcatgtgaTAAACAACATGATTAGGTTTAaatggaaaaatgtgttttttccagAGTTCAAATGGAGTTTCTTTTGAATTtgcattcatcaaataatcctgaaaaaaaaaccttatcacTGTTTCTGGAAAAATATTAATGtctaatgtttcttgagcactaaatcagcatattagaatgatttctgaaggatcttgtgagactgaagactgaagactgaaTGGCAGCGTAGTGTGTCCTACCCAAAGCGTGTGCTGAGGGTCCCACCCAGTGATGATCCTGCGATCATGCCAATGCCAAAGCAGAGGCCGAGTTTCCCAAGAGCATCTGCTCGCTTCTCATTCTCTGACAGATCTGCAACAACCATTTGAGCTCctacacacagaaacaaatgtaCTCACGTACCTAGACAGTGTGTTTGAGTTACACATATGTAAGAGTGTATGAGCATGTGTTACCTGGCAGTCCATGCATGAAAACAGCAGGTAGTTTGTGCACAAAAAGCATAAAAGTGTTGTCTGCCACTGTTAACAATAGGAAATAAACCACTGATGCCAAGCAAGACACAGAGAGAGCAGCGCGTGCTCCGAACACATCTGCAAACCTGAAAACAGACACAATGACACATGTGAATAAAAGAAATCACTATATCATACACTACCTATATTTGAAGTCCTATGACTGaagacattaaataaattagtaattttCATTAGACACATGTAATTACAGACACATATTTATCCCATTTCcatatacaccacacacagatgAGTTCTGACTGCTTACCTTCCATAAATAGGGCCTCCAAGCAGCTGAATTACTCCAACTGTGGTCTGCAGATACCCGAACCATATAGTATCGAACCCGAGCCTCCTCGCCAAATACTGTTCCACAGAGGAAGAAAATGAACAAGCAAAGCAGCCCATCTGTTATAACTGCTTTCTTTCTATCTGATTATCTGAAAGGGCCTGGATTAGACTACAGTTGGCCCCAAACTACATGGCCAGCTTTAATCTgctatacattacatttacaatcaTTCACTtactgcttttatccaaagctagtTATTAAATGAAGAATATGTAATGCAGGTGAATAATAGTTAAacactgattttatatatatatacacacgcagtgctgcttgaaagtttgtgaaccctttagaatgttctatatttctgcataaatttgacccaaaacatcatcagattttcacacaagttctgaaagtagacaaagagaacccaatcaaacaaatgagacaaaaatagtttctttgttatttatttattgagaaaaattatccagtgttacatatctgtgagtggcaaaagtataTGAATCTCTGCTTTTAGTATCTAGTGTGACCCTTCTTTTGCAGCAATAACTGCAGGTAACGTTTCTTGTAAATGCTGATCAGTCCTGCAAAATGTCTTCAAGGAATTTTAGCCCATTCATCAGAACAGAACCACTTCAGCTCTGTGATGTTGATGGGTTGTTTGCTTCAGGTTCTTCCACAACATTTCATTTGGATTAAGGtccagactttgacttggccatttCAAACCATTAACTTTGTTCTTTTTTAAGAGGTTAACCATTCTTTGGTAGAATGGTCTTGTGTGCTTGGGGTCACTGTCTTGCTGTATGACCCACTTTCTCGAGACTCAGTTCACAGACAGATGTCCTGAGATTTTCCTTTAGAATTTGctggtataattcagaattcattgttaCATCAATGATGGCAAACTGTCCTGGCCCAGATGCAGTAAAACAGACACAAACCATATTACTACCACCACGTTTCACAGATGGGATAAGGAtcttatgctggaatgcagtgtgTTCTTTTCTCCAAACACAGCGcttctcatttaaaccaaaaagttctattttggtctcatctgtccATAAAACATCTCTCCAGTTTTCCTCTGACTTGTCAATTtgatctttagcaaactgcagatgggcagaaatgttctttctgttctttctccTTTCAACTCATGCCATGCACACCATGATCGTgttgttcagtgttctcctgatgaTGGACTCATGAACATTAGCATTAGCTAATAAGGCCTTTAGTTGCTTAGAAGGTACCCTGGGTGCTTTTGCAACCTTGCGGATTACACATCATGCTTTTAGAGTGATCTTTCTTGGTCAGCCACTCCTGGGGAGGGCAACAGtggtcttgaatttcctccatttgtacaTAATCTGTCTGACTGTGGATTTGTAGAGCCCAAACTCTTTAGAGAGATGACTCTGTAACAGTTTCTAGCCTTCAAATTAATAGCTAATCCCAGAGATTCACATGCTTTTGCCACTCATATGTAATATTGGATaattttcctgaataaataaatgagaaagaattttttgttttgttttgtttttgtttgtatttttgtctcgTTTGTTAGACTGGGTTCTCATTGTCTACTTTGAGGACTTGTGCAAAAATCTGATAATGTTTTAGgctatatttatgcagaaatatagaaaattctaaagggttcacaaattttcaagcagcactgtatatatatatttaaatacatatatacataaattcacacacacatgcatataatgtacattataataatttatcatataaattgtattatataaagaatataatatttaagtGTAAATATAATTAGTTCACATGATCAAAGTTTGTTTGCTGGAATGTCAGGTATCAAATGTGAGAACAGCCAAAATCCCTGCAGATATTCCAGGGCTCAGCAAAATCGATTCAAAGGtggttttatttaacttttgatCCCAAATGAAGTCGAAAAGCAAGACGAACCGGAGTTATGGAGAACTGGAGGAAGAGCCAGGTGATGTCCAGCGCCGCGATGAGGTACGTGATGTAAATCACTTTCTGTTTCGCTGCTGGTTCCATCATTCAAATCGCTATATCAGATCTCAGCTTCAGGTTTTTGTTCCCCCGATATTT encodes:
- the LOC109093370 gene encoding solute carrier family 22 member 18-like isoform X2 translates to MMEPAAKQKVIYITYLIAALDITWLFLQFSITPYLARRLGFDTIWFGYLQTTVGVIQLLGGPIYGRFADVFGARAALSVSCLASVVYFLLLTVADNTFMLFVHKLPAVFMHGLPGAQMVVADLSENEKRADALGKLGLCFGIGMIAGSSLGGTLSTRFGEKFAASFAAVGSFVSLLLVLNFIPKQTKIQTMPEKKGSSNSVFNVGEITRLMKFPGVAKTFTVKIISGLPAGIFQVMFSIIAMNFFQLKAEQNGYLMAYFGIVQMVIQGAVIGRLTSRFSEYSLLLLSVGISSLVGLAQAMMTNVFHFCLIVIPMMFSLSVFNVITDSMLTKSVSPSETGTMLGLCASVQSLLRTVGPTFGGFLYETYGVPSFGYIQCVINAAVFSLLLATGGRSQPHRP
- the LOC109093370 gene encoding solute carrier family 22 member 18-like isoform X1, whose protein sequence is MMEPAAKQKVIYITYLIAALDITWLFLQFSITPYLARRLGFDTIWFGYLQTTVGVIQLLGGPIYGRFADVFGARAALSVSCLASVVYFLLLTVADNTFMLFVHKLPAVFMHGLPGAQMVVADLSENEKRADALGKLGLCFGIGMIAGSSLGGTLSTRFGEKFAASFAAVGSFVSLLLVLNFIPKQTKIQTMPESNKKGSSNSVFNVGEITRLMKFPGVAKTFTVKIISGLPAGIFQVMFSIIAMNFFQLKAEQNGYLMAYFGIVQMVIQGAVIGRLTSRFSEYSLLLLSVGISSLVGLAQAMMTNVFHFCLIVIPMMFSLSVFNVITDSMLTKSVSPSETGTMLGLCASVQSLLRTVGPTFGGFLYETYGVPSFGYIQCVINAAVFSLLLATGGRSQPHRP